A single window of Caldicellulosiruptor bescii DSM 6725 DNA harbors:
- the lexA gene encoding transcriptional repressor LexA — protein MNLNIEQKKLSQAKPNGHMLVKGVAGSGKTTVAIYRVVYLLNEYCFAPDDKILMVTFNKTLVNYLKYLYNKLEDAYISFDALVNDNKDKVKIASIDSIIYGFFQEYKEYSGEKLEIVNNKATKYNFLNQAIVKIKEKYPKVQYIDLSFANFLLDEIEWIKSCNIRELEEYQSTDRIGRTVQNQKDIPQKIAKNSETRKAIFELMQLYTSLLKENGLVDFKDMALIVLDYLKANEHKITKYTHIIIDESQDLTKVQLEILKLLYNSEKSYSSIMFIADTAQSIYTHSWLIRGRSFASIGFDMTGKSYTLSKNYRTTVQIANLAYSLIEKTPEIIEDENFVKPALIDKQGPLPVLKIFQTEEQEAEFVYNEIVNNLAFEFQLKDIAVICKNRKYLESFYNYVSSKGLKAIFLNSDSGENFEEEGIRLITMHSIKGLEFKVVFIIGLNSNIIPYSSCEDNEVAKLQETTDKKLFYVGMTRANERLYLCCSRKPSKFLSELNTKLLRIDSKCNLRSFYKLRIDDYRYINKIRDIYCKEEEVRQWLINELIETYKYPEELIDVEYRINVFSKPAFVDVVVFRYDSNKEKVPFIIFEVKPYLSGIGQGAEQLKSYLNVVPRCSFGVVTDGNSILIFDSRFEIVDDFPHFDISMLPSQIEEYEVVDFRRSKTYRLRKLVDTGHIDLVQDGHLIEIKSEDVLTINLYEKVAAGTPVETSDEAIGKVALPTSIISDPERYFAIKVKGDSMVEANIKDGDIAIVQKCNTAENRDIVIAWLDGEITVKRFCKMGSTVLLIPENSKYEPINIKEGELRIVGKVVGVIRKKR, from the coding sequence GTGAATTTGAACATTGAGCAGAAGAAACTGTCTCAGGCAAAACCAAATGGGCATATGCTGGTAAAAGGTGTTGCAGGTTCTGGAAAAACAACAGTTGCAATATACAGAGTAGTTTATCTTCTAAATGAATATTGCTTTGCGCCCGATGACAAAATTCTAATGGTAACTTTTAACAAAACTCTGGTAAATTATTTGAAATACCTCTATAACAAGTTGGAAGATGCATATATTTCATTTGATGCTCTGGTAAATGACAACAAGGATAAGGTTAAGATAGCTTCAATTGACAGCATAATCTATGGATTTTTCCAGGAATACAAAGAATATTCTGGCGAAAAACTTGAGATTGTCAACAACAAGGCTACAAAATATAATTTTCTCAATCAGGCAATTGTTAAGATCAAAGAAAAATACCCAAAGGTTCAATATATAGACCTTTCTTTTGCCAATTTTCTTTTAGATGAGATTGAGTGGATAAAATCATGTAATATAAGAGAATTAGAGGAATATCAGAGCACTGATAGGATAGGTAGAACAGTTCAAAATCAGAAAGACATACCTCAGAAGATAGCAAAGAATTCAGAAACAAGAAAAGCTATATTTGAACTTATGCAGCTTTATACCTCGCTTTTAAAAGAAAATGGACTTGTCGATTTTAAAGACATGGCTTTGATTGTACTGGATTATTTGAAAGCAAACGAACACAAGATTACAAAATATACGCACATTATAATAGATGAAAGTCAAGACCTCACAAAAGTTCAATTAGAAATTTTAAAGCTTCTTTATAACTCCGAAAAAAGCTATTCCAGCATAATGTTTATTGCAGACACAGCCCAGAGCATTTACACACACTCATGGCTTATCAGGGGAAGGTCGTTTGCAAGCATTGGATTTGACATGACAGGAAAAAGCTATACGCTGTCTAAAAACTACAGGACAACTGTCCAGATTGCAAATCTTGCATATAGCTTAATAGAAAAGACACCAGAAATAATAGAAGATGAAAATTTTGTAAAACCTGCTTTAATAGACAAGCAAGGACCTTTGCCTGTACTAAAGATTTTCCAAACCGAAGAACAAGAAGCAGAGTTTGTCTACAATGAAATTGTGAACAACTTAGCATTTGAATTTCAACTAAAAGATATTGCAGTGATTTGTAAAAATAGAAAATATTTGGAGTCTTTTTACAATTATGTCTCTTCAAAAGGGCTGAAAGCCATATTTTTAAACTCAGATTCGGGTGAAAACTTTGAAGAAGAGGGTATAAGGCTTATCACCATGCACTCTATAAAAGGTTTGGAATTCAAAGTGGTTTTTATCATTGGACTTAATAGCAACATCATTCCATACTCATCATGCGAAGACAATGAGGTTGCAAAGCTGCAAGAGACAACTGACAAAAAGCTCTTTTACGTTGGTATGACAAGAGCAAACGAAAGGCTGTATTTGTGCTGCTCAAGAAAACCATCAAAATTTTTGAGCGAGCTTAATACAAAACTTCTTCGAATTGATTCTAAATGCAATCTTCGCAGTTTTTACAAGCTGAGGATTGATGATTACAGATACATAAACAAAATCAGGGATATCTACTGCAAAGAAGAAGAGGTTCGCCAGTGGCTTATAAATGAACTTATTGAAACTTATAAATACCCTGAAGAGTTGATTGATGTTGAGTACAGGATAAACGTATTTTCAAAACCTGCATTTGTGGATGTTGTTGTGTTCAGGTATGATTCAAATAAAGAAAAGGTACCATTTATCATTTTTGAGGTAAAACCATATCTTTCTGGAATAGGTCAGGGGGCAGAGCAGCTGAAAAGTTATTTGAATGTGGTTCCAAGATGTTCTTTTGGAGTTGTAACAGATGGAAACAGCATTTTAATATTTGACAGCAGATTTGAAATTGTTGACGATTTTCCTCACTTTGATATAAGTATGCTTCCTTCTCAAATTGAAGAATATGAGGTTGTAGATTTCAGAAGGTCAAAAACTTACAGACTCAGAAAATTGGTAGACACAGGACATATTGACTTAGTTCAAGATGGACATCTCATAGAGATAAAATCAGAAGATGTGCTCACGATAAACCTTTATGAAAAGGTTGCAGCAGGAACACCCGTTGAAACATCTGATGAGGCAATTGGTAAGGTTGCCCTGCCGACTTCTATTATCTCTGACCCTGAAAGATATTTTGCTATTAAAGTTAAGGGCGATAGTATGGTGGAAGCAAATATAAAAGATGGAGACATTGCAATTGTGCAAAAATGCAATACTGCGGAAAACAGAGATATTGTTATTGCATGGCTTGACGGTGAAATAACTGTGAAAAGATTTTGCAAAATGGGAAGCACAGTCCTGCTCATTCCCGAAAACAGCAAATATGAGCCAATAAACATCAAAGAAGGGGAACTTCGTATAGTTGGAAAAGTTGTCGGCGTAATTAGGAAAAAAAGATGA
- a CDS encoding peroxiredoxin, with product MENTNRIPLLGEKFPSMTVKTTHGVKKLPDDYAGKWFVLFSHPGDFTPVCTTEFVAFAKKAEEFKKLNSELIGLSVDQVFAHIKWIEWIEEKLGVKIPFPVIADELGKVATTLGMLHEAKGTNTVRAVFIVDDKGILRLMMYYPQEVGRNIDEILRALKALQTSDQNGVALPENWPNNGLIGDKVIIPPAATEDLAKERLQKAKDGEIECFDWWFCYKKL from the coding sequence ATGGAAAATACAAACAGAATCCCGCTGCTTGGAGAGAAGTTTCCGAGCATGACGGTAAAAACAACTCATGGTGTGAAAAAGCTTCCTGATGACTATGCAGGAAAATGGTTTGTGCTCTTTTCGCATCCAGGCGACTTCACACCAGTTTGCACAACAGAGTTTGTAGCCTTTGCAAAAAAGGCTGAAGAATTCAAGAAACTAAATAGCGAGCTGATTGGCCTTTCGGTTGACCAAGTTTTTGCTCACATAAAGTGGATTGAGTGGATAGAAGAAAAGCTTGGTGTAAAAATTCCGTTCCCTGTCATTGCAGATGAGCTTGGGAAAGTGGCAACCACTTTGGGAATGCTTCATGAGGCAAAAGGGACAAACACCGTCAGAGCTGTTTTCATAGTAGATGACAAAGGAATTTTAAGGCTTATGATGTACTATCCTCAAGAGGTTGGAAGAAACATTGACGAGATACTAAGAGCGCTAAAAGCATTGCAGACATCAGACCAAAACGGTGTTGCATTGCCAGAGAACTGGCCAAACAACGGGTTGATTGGCGACAAGGTAATAATTCCACCTGCTGCAACAGAAGACTTAGCAAAAGAAAGACTTCAAAAAGCTAAAGATGGCGAGATTGAGTGTTTTGACTGGTGGTTTTGTTATAAGAAGCTGTAA
- a CDS encoding Uma2 family endonuclease: MYLPKKEEIYTYEDYLNWPNDQRIELIDGKVYLMAPPSTIHQRILRELFINFAMYLKGKQCEVFSAPFGVRFPSANEKNNEEIKTVVEPDIVVVCDKSKIDNEGLKGAPDLIVEITSPSTASKDKIEKFNLYEKHGVKEYWIVEPENKIISVFTLQENGRYGRPDVYTVGNKIKVSIFEDLIINLDEIFGVVE; the protein is encoded by the coding sequence ATGTATTTACCTAAAAAAGAAGAGATTTACACTTATGAAGATTATTTAAACTGGCCAAATGATCAAAGGATAGAATTAATTGACGGCAAGGTTTATTTAATGGCTCCTCCATCCACAATTCATCAAAGAATATTAAGAGAACTATTTATAAACTTTGCAATGTATCTTAAGGGCAAGCAGTGCGAAGTATTTAGTGCGCCTTTTGGAGTAAGGTTTCCTTCTGCAAATGAAAAAAACAATGAAGAAATAAAAACAGTTGTAGAACCTGATATTGTAGTAGTCTGCGACAAATCAAAAATAGACAATGAAGGATTAAAAGGTGCTCCTGATTTGATTGTTGAAATTACCTCACCTTCAACTGCAAGTAAAGATAAAATAGAGAAATTTAATTTATATGAAAAGCATGGAGTAAAAGAATACTGGATAGTTGAACCTGAAAATAAAATTATAAGTGTATTTACTCTACAAGAAAATGGTCGATATGGTAGACCTGATGTATACACTGTAGGCAATAAAATCAAAGTTTCTATCTTTGAAGATTTAATAATAAATTTAGATGAAATTTTTGGAGTTGTAGAATAA
- a CDS encoding type II toxin-antitoxin system Phd/YefM family antitoxin — protein MVVNATEFKMRVGKYLKMAEKEEIIITKNGKEVAKIVPIKKQGTPNADFLYGLMENYPNKEVTIKQIREERIKKYESSY, from the coding sequence ATGGTAGTAAATGCTACCGAATTTAAAATGAGAGTTGGAAAATATTTAAAGATGGCAGAAAAAGAAGAAATAATTATAACAAAGAATGGTAAGGAAGTAGCAAAGATTGTTCCTATAAAAAAACAAGGCACACCAAATGCCGATTTTCTATATGGGCTTATGGAGAATTATCCAAATAAAGAGGTGACAATAAAACAAATAAGAGAGGAAAGGATAAAAAAGTATGAAAGTTCTTATTGA
- a CDS encoding type II toxin-antitoxin system VapC family toxin: MKVLIDTNIILDVIFKRSPFEKDSYKVLKYAEEGLIEGYIASFVVTDLYYFIAKELGNDKATKAIKGLLNIVKLVSVTKKDIEKAMESSTINGLEDALQIQCAKKIKADFVITRDNKLKKLTMEAISPSEFVERLQKTDLKDFL, from the coding sequence ATGAAAGTTCTTATTGATACAAATATTATTCTGGATGTTATTTTTAAAAGGTCTCCCTTTGAAAAAGATTCATACAAAGTTTTAAAGTATGCTGAAGAAGGACTTATTGAAGGCTACATTGCTTCGTTTGTTGTCACTGACCTTTATTATTTTATTGCAAAGGAATTGGGAAATGACAAAGCAACAAAAGCAATAAAAGGACTTTTAAACATTGTTAAATTGGTTTCAGTAACAAAAAAAGACATTGAAAAAGCCATGGAAAGTTCGACTATAAATGGTCTTGAAGATGCCTTGCAGATTCAATGTGCTAAAAAAATAAAAGCAGACTTTGTTATCACGCGTGATAATAAACTTAAAAAACTTACAATGGAAGCTATTTCACCTTCTGAGTTTGTTGAAAGATTACAGAAAACTGACCTTAAAGATTTTCTTTAG
- a CDS encoding AAA family ATPase translates to MELSVKNVGIIETANIKLNGLTVLTGENDTGKTTIGKILFTIYFGFNDFMKNMEKYKVQIFRDDLIRIFKLIRMVKIPFERKFRNLILDDFLAFGKNNELLSWLMELKNAVENSNGIDKNLEKEIVKYINQAIEKINLLEDKETLKKFALDKILNREFYGQINNLFFEKPAQIIICQEDENEAFISIVENSISECFINDFLSFKDATFLDLAIDAFPLAIDIFPFDPFDFSTHGNNLKSKIFFKIPNENILGLYLNTKKHNLEPIENIFRNVLTGNIVKKIDGKILEYNINGKNIKIENLASGLKVFIVLRLLYENGYISRESLLIIDEPETHLHPKWQLDCAELLTLFVKELEANILLISHSPYFIEAIEVFSEHYKIEHKTNFYLATKKEPHFVVFENVNQQLEKVYELLSFPFDKLEEIRERDMMNGN, encoded by the coding sequence ATGGAATTATCAGTAAAAAACGTAGGAATTATTGAAACTGCTAATATAAAGTTAAACGGACTAACCGTGTTAACAGGCGAAAATGACACTGGGAAAACTACAATTGGTAAAATTTTATTTACTATTTATTTTGGCTTTAATGATTTTATGAAAAACATGGAAAAATATAAAGTACAAATATTTAGAGATGACTTGATAAGAATATTTAAATTAATAAGGATGGTTAAAATTCCTTTTGAAAGAAAATTTAGAAATCTAATTCTTGATGATTTTCTTGCCTTCGGAAAAAACAATGAATTACTTTCATGGCTCATGGAATTAAAAAATGCAGTAGAAAATTCAAATGGCATTGACAAAAACTTAGAAAAAGAAATTGTGAAATATATCAATCAAGCAATAGAAAAAATTAACTTATTAGAAGATAAAGAAACTCTTAAAAAATTTGCTCTTGACAAGATTTTAAATAGAGAATTTTACGGACAGATAAATAATCTTTTTTTTGAAAAACCTGCACAAATAATTATTTGTCAAGAAGATGAAAACGAAGCATTTATCAGTATTGTTGAAAATTCAATATCAGAATGTTTTATTAATGATTTTTTATCTTTCAAAGATGCTACTTTTTTAGATTTAGCTATAGATGCTTTTCCTTTAGCTATTGATATTTTTCCTTTCGATCCTTTTGATTTTAGTACTCATGGAAATAATTTAAAATCGAAAATTTTTTTTAAAATACCAAATGAGAATATCTTAGGCTTATATTTGAATACAAAGAAACATAATCTAGAACCTATTGAGAACATTTTTAGAAATGTTCTTACAGGAAACATTGTCAAGAAAATTGATGGTAAAATTTTGGAATATAATATCAATGGGAAAAATATAAAAATAGAAAACTTGGCATCTGGTTTAAAAGTATTCATAGTTCTAAGATTGTTATATGAAAATGGCTATATATCAAGAGAATCTCTATTAATAATCGATGAACCTGAAACTCATCTGCATCCTAAATGGCAGTTAGACTGCGCAGAACTTTTAACATTATTCGTCAAAGAATTAGAAGCTAACATTTTGTTAATTTCCCATAGCCCATATTTTATTGAAGCTATTGAAGTTTTTAGTGAACATTATAAAATTGAACATAAGACAAATTTTTATTTAGCAACAAAGAAAGAACCGCACTTTGTAGTTTTTGAAAATGTAAATCAACAATTAGAAAAAGTTTATGAACTTCTTTCATTCCCTTTTGATAAATTAGAAGAAATAAGAGAGAGGGATATGATGAATGGAAATTGA
- a CDS encoding TrpB-like pyridoxal phosphate-dependent enzyme, giving the protein MREEFYKVFLTEDEIPHSWYNITADLKTPLDPPLDPSTKELIDPSKLKAIFPEELIKQEMTTEAFVPIPEEVLEFYKQYRPTPLIRAKRLEKILDTPAKIFYKYEGATPSGSHKLNTAIPQAYYNKKEGIKRLATETGAGQWGSALAIACNFFGLDCTVYMVKVSYNQKPYRRILMETFGAKVIPSPSELTEAGRKILAQDPNSPGSLGIAISEAVEDAATHPDTNYSLGSVLNHVILHQTIIGEEAKLQMEKIDEYPDIVIGCCGGGSNFAGISFPFLRDKLRNGRNVRAIAVEPAACPTLTKGKYTYDFGDVAGLTPLLKMYTVGSQFVPPSIHAGGLRYHGDSPIVSRLYKDGIIEARAYKQREVFEAAILFARSEGIIPAPESAHAIKAAIDEAIKAREEGVRKTILISLSGHGNFDLAAYDDYLNGRLEDIEISDEDIKKSLIKLP; this is encoded by the coding sequence ATGAGAGAGGAGTTTTACAAGGTCTTTTTAACTGAAGATGAGATACCTCATAGCTGGTATAACATCACTGCTGATTTAAAAACACCACTTGACCCGCCGCTTGACCCATCAACAAAAGAATTGATTGACCCAAGTAAACTCAAAGCAATTTTCCCTGAAGAGCTAATAAAACAAGAGATGACAACAGAGGCATTTGTACCAATTCCAGAGGAAGTGTTAGAGTTTTACAAACAGTACAGACCAACTCCGCTTATCAGAGCAAAACGACTGGAAAAAATTCTTGATACTCCTGCAAAAATATTTTATAAGTATGAAGGTGCAACTCCATCTGGAAGCCACAAGTTAAATACTGCTATACCACAGGCATATTATAACAAAAAAGAAGGAATAAAAAGGCTTGCAACAGAGACAGGTGCGGGCCAGTGGGGGTCTGCTTTGGCAATTGCCTGCAACTTCTTTGGACTTGATTGCACAGTATACATGGTAAAGGTAAGCTACAATCAAAAGCCTTACAGAAGGATATTAATGGAAACATTCGGAGCAAAGGTAATACCAAGTCCAAGTGAACTTACAGAGGCAGGAAGAAAAATTCTTGCACAAGATCCGAACTCACCCGGAAGCCTTGGCATTGCAATAAGCGAGGCAGTGGAAGATGCCGCAACTCATCCTGATACAAACTATTCCTTAGGAAGTGTTTTAAATCATGTTATTTTGCATCAAACTATAATTGGAGAAGAAGCAAAACTACAAATGGAAAAGATAGATGAATATCCCGACATAGTTATTGGATGCTGCGGAGGTGGCAGCAACTTTGCAGGAATTAGCTTTCCTTTCTTGAGGGATAAATTAAGAAATGGAAGGAATGTAAGAGCAATAGCAGTTGAACCTGCGGCATGTCCAACTTTAACAAAAGGTAAGTATACATATGACTTTGGAGATGTTGCAGGGCTCACACCTCTTCTTAAAATGTACACGGTAGGAAGCCAATTCGTTCCACCAAGTATTCATGCAGGAGGGCTCCGATATCACGGTGATTCGCCGATTGTTAGCAGACTTTATAAGGATGGAATAATTGAAGCAAGAGCATATAAACAAAGAGAAGTATTTGAAGCAGCTATTTTATTCGCAAGATCAGAAGGCATTATTCCAGCGCCTGAATCTGCTCATGCTATCAAAGCTGCAATAGATGAAGCAATCAAAGCACGTGAAGAAGGTGTCAGAAAGACAATTTTAATTTCCTTGAGCGGACATGGTAACTTTGATTTAGCTGCATATGATGATTATTTAAACGGCAGGCTTGAGGATATTGAGATTTCTGATGAAGATATTAAAAAATCATTGATCAAATTGCCATAA
- a CDS encoding WG repeat-containing protein encodes MRRIKSFICLVLVFIWLTYSLTFAHAQQASSQKFVYIKPQFENVMFWENGWISYFQGGKWGILSSSGNVLLKPQFDKIEPVVYDSPSIMGIEDKFYKDIFVIWQNGRAGFVDTSAKILVKPELDSLEVLNPWLNLYFCKKEGKYGFLNLDKKIYVSPQFDKMYFVVVLPYNPNGKYPNPHAKCTLSDENKKEFCLYALDLKDGIWPNSYLEYILVSKDEKCGAVNIDGNVFVDFKYNSFEEALSDSKFTEAVKNMLANESKPATSLSKNESNKTSPDYISSEIIGNKYFLVFQKATSKGYTQTKSKEYYDNVKNIGFTNFIAVCKNKKWGIVDINGKYVVKPQLDDIKELSEGKIAFKQNGKWGFMDKNFKVVIKPQFDKAENFSEGYAAVMKSNLWGYINPSGKFVIKPQYTQAGPFFAQMAAVATKDYVGLIDTKGSFVVKFSAKNSQYSFVDSETYRFRYAPDSIINSRAYELYKYTLKFPKFGYVVIDKKSKKVGLVLRGQGK; translated from the coding sequence ATGAGAAGGATTAAAAGTTTTATATGTCTTGTATTGGTATTTATCTGGCTCACTTACAGTCTGACTTTTGCGCATGCTCAGCAAGCCTCTTCTCAAAAGTTTGTGTATATAAAACCGCAGTTTGAAAATGTAATGTTCTGGGAAAACGGCTGGATTTCTTATTTTCAAGGTGGCAAATGGGGAATTCTTAGCTCATCTGGCAATGTTCTTTTAAAGCCTCAGTTTGATAAGATAGAACCTGTAGTTTACGACAGTCCTTCAATAATGGGTATTGAGGATAAATTTTACAAAGATATCTTTGTTATCTGGCAAAATGGCAGAGCAGGTTTTGTGGATACAAGCGCCAAAATTCTTGTAAAACCAGAGTTAGATTCTCTTGAGGTTTTAAATCCTTGGCTAAATTTATATTTTTGCAAAAAAGAGGGCAAATACGGTTTTTTGAATCTGGATAAAAAAATCTATGTCAGTCCTCAGTTTGACAAAATGTACTTTGTGGTTGTACTCCCATATAACCCAAATGGAAAATATCCAAATCCCCATGCCAAGTGTACTTTGTCAGATGAAAACAAAAAAGAGTTCTGTCTTTATGCTCTTGATTTGAAAGATGGAATATGGCCAAATTCTTATTTAGAATACATTCTTGTATCAAAAGATGAAAAGTGCGGAGCTGTTAATATAGATGGAAATGTGTTTGTAGATTTTAAATATAATTCTTTTGAAGAAGCTTTATCAGACAGCAAGTTTACAGAAGCTGTGAAGAATATGTTAGCAAATGAATCAAAACCTGCAACATCTTTGAGTAAAAATGAGTCAAACAAAACATCACCTGATTATATTTCCAGCGAAATTATTGGCAATAAATACTTCCTTGTGTTTCAAAAAGCAACCAGTAAAGGTTATACACAAACTAAAAGCAAAGAATACTATGATAATGTCAAAAATATTGGGTTTACCAATTTCATTGCAGTTTGTAAAAATAAAAAATGGGGAATTGTTGATATAAACGGAAAATACGTAGTTAAGCCTCAACTTGATGATATAAAAGAACTCAGCGAAGGAAAAATAGCTTTTAAACAAAATGGAAAATGGGGATTTATGGACAAAAACTTTAAAGTAGTTATAAAACCTCAGTTTGATAAAGCAGAAAACTTTTCTGAAGGATACGCTGCTGTAATGAAGTCAAATTTATGGGGATATATTAATCCTTCTGGAAAGTTTGTTATAAAACCTCAATATACTCAAGCAGGTCCATTTTTTGCTCAGATGGCTGCTGTTGCTACAAAGGATTATGTAGGGCTTATAGATACAAAAGGCAGTTTTGTAGTAAAGTTTTCAGCTAAGAATTCTCAATATTCTTTTGTGGACAGTGAAACCTACAGGTTTAGATATGCTCCAGATTCCATAATAAACTCCAGAGCTTATGAGCTTTATAAATATACACTTAAATTCCCCAAATTTGGCTATGTTGTGATTGATAAAAAATCAAAAAAGGTTGGACTTGTTTTAAGAGGGCAAGGAAAATAA
- a CDS encoding LemA family protein: MKKSTKILLAALVLVVVAVMYTFSTYNSLVRLAENVDSKWSQVENQLQRRADLIPNLVNTVKGYAKHEKEIFETLAQARSKLLNSSTVEDKAKANDELSSAISRLLMIVENYPNLKADRTFVQLMDELSGTENRIAVARKDYNDAVKQYNMKIKVFPNVLIARMFGFEERQYFQASSQAKSVPSVDFSK; the protein is encoded by the coding sequence TTGAAGAAAAGCACAAAGATCCTTTTAGCTGCTTTAGTTTTGGTTGTAGTAGCTGTTATGTACACCTTTTCGACGTATAATAGCCTTGTTCGTTTGGCAGAAAATGTTGACAGCAAATGGAGCCAAGTTGAAAATCAGCTGCAAAGAAGGGCAGACCTCATACCCAATTTAGTTAACACTGTCAAAGGATATGCAAAACACGAAAAAGAGATTTTTGAAACTCTTGCTCAGGCAAGGTCAAAGCTTTTAAATTCCTCAACAGTAGAAGATAAAGCAAAGGCAAACGATGAGCTTTCCTCGGCAATTTCAAGGCTTTTGATGATAGTTGAAAACTACCCAAATCTTAAAGCCGACAGAACATTTGTGCAGCTTATGGATGAGCTATCTGGTACAGAAAACAGAATTGCGGTTGCAAGAAAGGATTACAACGATGCAGTAAAACAATACAATATGAAAATTAAGGTTTTTCCGAACGTTTTGATTGCAAGGATGTTTGGGTTTGAAGAGCGCCAGTATTTTCAAGCATCAAGCCAAGCTAAGAGTGTGCCTTCTGTTGACTTTTCGAAATGA
- a CDS encoding TPM domain-containing protein: MKIKPSLVLRVLAAVFVIAVLSLLFASFAEALAQIPKKPVENVYIFDYADLIDSSDEDEMRALAKEIEDKSKAEIVVVTVESLGNYTIEEYANELFNSWGIGDKDLNNGVLILVNKENLLSGKKGRIRIEVGYGLEGAIPDGKAGRILDEYAIPAFESKEYSKGIKDTFFAVASEVANEYGIKVNGLSEYGASKDVAQDSSSTTVYVGDEEIDISGFGVFIVVFLIIIFSLINRRQRRTYWWGQDPWDKDHHHFGGFGGFGGGGGSSGGGFGGFGGGSSGGGGASR; encoded by the coding sequence ATGAAAATAAAACCAAGTTTAGTTCTCAGAGTACTTGCAGCAGTGTTTGTAATTGCAGTTTTAAGCCTTCTGTTTGCATCTTTTGCTGAAGCTCTTGCTCAGATTCCCAAAAAGCCTGTTGAAAATGTCTACATTTTTGACTATGCAGACTTGATTGATAGCTCTGATGAAGATGAAATGAGGGCTTTGGCAAAAGAGATAGAAGATAAATCAAAAGCAGAGATAGTGGTTGTGACAGTAGAAAGTCTTGGAAACTACACAATAGAAGAGTATGCAAATGAGCTATTCAATAGCTGGGGAATTGGTGACAAGGATCTTAACAATGGCGTTTTGATTCTTGTCAATAAAGAGAATTTACTTTCAGGCAAAAAAGGAAGAATAAGAATAGAAGTTGGATATGGTTTGGAAGGTGCAATTCCAGATGGAAAGGCAGGCAGGATACTTGACGAGTACGCTATACCTGCATTTGAGAGTAAAGAGTATTCGAAGGGAATAAAAGATACATTTTTTGCAGTGGCAAGCGAGGTTGCAAATGAGTATGGGATAAAAGTAAATGGGCTTTCAGAGTATGGTGCTTCGAAAGATGTTGCTCAAGATAGTTCTTCCACAACAGTCTATGTAGGAGATGAAGAAATAGATATATCTGGATTTGGTGTTTTTATTGTTGTATTTCTGATAATAATCTTTTCACTTATAAACAGAAGACAAAGAAGAACATACTGGTGGGGACAAGACCCTTGGGATAAAGACCATCACCATTTTGGTGGGTTTGGTGGTTTTGGTGGCGGTGGTGGCTCTTCTGGTGGTGGCTTTGGCGGATTTGGTGGAGGGTCATCTGGCGGTGGCGGTGCAAGCAGGTAA